A single region of the Brassica rapa cultivar Chiifu-401-42 chromosome A03, CAAS_Brap_v3.01, whole genome shotgun sequence genome encodes:
- the LOC103855884 gene encoding uncharacterized protein LOC103855884 yields MAKEQILRPWFLDLVPALVILLAAAHVIALGYWIYRLATDRRAQSQRGKFH; encoded by the exons ATGGCGAAGGAGCAAATCTTGAGGCCTTGGTTTCTGGATCTCGTACCGGCTTTGGTTATCTTGCTCGCCGCAGCTCATGTCATCGCCTTG GGTTACTGGATTTACAGATTGGCGACTGATCGTCGTGCTCAGAGTCAGAGAGGAAAGTTTCACTGA
- the LOC103855885 gene encoding protein ENHANCED DISEASE RESISTANCE 2-like, which translates to MSPSKQRHHRSSTGDTKSKPLRSASSSATPEWIAEAINGGSLRRVDPETGTDGWASPPGDVFSLRSDSYLTKKQKSPAGDYLLSPAGMDWLKSTSKLENVLARPDNRVAHALRKAQSRGQSLKSFIFAVNLQIPGKDHHSAVFYFAAEEPIPSGSLLHRFVNGDDSFRNQRFKIVNRIVKGPWVVKAAVGNYGACLLGKALTCNYHRGDNYFEIDVDICSSAIATAILRLALGYVTSVTIDMGFLAEAQTEEELPERLIGAVRVCQMEMSSAFVVDAPPPQQLASQPCRTLSLAKVNHDEDED; encoded by the coding sequence ATGAGCCCCTCCAAGCAGCGACATCATCGCAGCTCCACCGGCGATACCAAGTCAAAACCGTTAAGATCCGCCTCCTCCTCCGCCACACCGGAATGGATCGCAGAAGCAATCAACGGCGGCTCCCTCCGCCGCGTAGATCCCGAAACAGGCACCGACGGCTGGGCTTCACCTCCCGGCGACGTCTTCTCCCTCCGCTCCGACTCCTACttaaccaaaaaacaaaaatcccCCGCCGGAGATTACCTCCTCTCTCCCGCGGGCATGGACTGGCTCAAATCGACCTCGAAGCTCGAAAACGTCCTCGCGCGTCCCGATAACCGCGTGGCGCACGCGCTCAGAAAAGCTCAATCACGCGGCCAATCTCTCAAGTCCTTCATCTTCGCCGTGAACCTCCAGATCCCTGGCAAAGACCACCACAGCGCGGTGTTCTACTTCGCGGCGGAGGAGCCGATCCCCTCCGGATCGCTCCTCCACCGGTTTGTAAACGGCGACGACTCGTTCCGGAACCAGAGGTTCAAGATCGTGAACCGGATCGTGAAAGGGCCATGGGTGGTTAAAGCGGCCGTTGGGAACTACGGCGCGTGCCTCCTCGGGAAGGCGTTGACGTGCAATTACCACAGAGGCGATAACTACTTCGAGATCGACGTCGATATATGCAGCTCGGCGATCGCGACGGCGATTCTGAGGCTCGCGTTGGGGTACGTGACGAGCGTGACGATCGATATGGGGTTTTTGGCGGAGGCGCAGACGGAGGAGGAGCTGCCGGAGAGGTTGATCGGAGCTGTGAGGGTTTGTCAGATGGAAATGTCGTCGGCGTTTGTGGTCGACGCGCCGCCGCCTCAGCAACTGGCGTCGCAGCCTTGTAGAACGTTGAGTTTGGCGAAAGTTAACCACGACGAGGACGAGGATTGA
- the LOC103855886 gene encoding ER membrane protein complex subunit 4, translated as MDKGKAVMGAGRRWAVDFSDQSTVPSSRDILDPPGFSRASPEQDDSATSRQKKDAEATWKLQKAWEVAQSPFKNLMMMGFMMWMAGNTVHLFSIGITFSALWQPLSALQSVGKIFEPFKDNKVELLMPKLVFLALNLGGLALGIWKLNTLGLLPTHASDWVSSLPPPQEVEHSGGGFAFH; from the exons ATGGACAAAGGCAAAGCAGTGATGGGTGCTGGTCGGAGATGGGCCGTAGATTTCTCGGACCAATCTACCGTTCCATCTTCCCGGGACATCCTCGATCCACCTGGCTTCTCTCGTGCTTCTCCCGAACAG GATGATTCAGCAACGAGCCGCCAAAAGAAAGACGCTGAAGCTACTTGGAAACTTCAG AAAGCATGGGAAGTAGCGCAGTCACCGTTTAAGAATCTGATGATGATGGGTTTCATGATGTGGATGGCTGGAAACACTGTTCATCTCTTTAGCATTGGTATTACTTTCTCTGCTCTTTGGCAGCCTCTCAGCGCCCTCCAGAGCGTTGGAAAGA TTTTTGAGCCATTCAAGGATAACAAGGTGGAACTACTTATGCCTAAGCTAGTGTTTCTTGCCCTTAACCTTGGAGGCTTAGCTTTGGGTATTTGGAAG CTCAACACTTTGGGGCTTCTTCCAACTCATGCATCAGATTGGGTTTCATCTCTACCCCCTCCTCAG GAGGTTGAACACTCTGGCGGAGGATTTGCTTTCCACTGA
- the LOC103855888 gene encoding transmembrane 9 superfamily member 8, which translates to MGMELRRISETSRSAIVLILLLCVHVAHSFYLPGVAPQDFEKGDELKVKVNKLTSIKTQLPYSYYSLPFCQPKKIVDSTENLGEVLRGDRIENAPYSFKMREAQMCNVLCRVTLDEKTAKAFKEKIDDEYRVNMILDNLPLVNPVDRSLGSPDVVYQIGYHVGLKGQYAGSKEQKFFIHNHLAFTVRYHRDVQTDSARIVGFEVKPYSIKHEYDGKWSEKTRLTTCDPHTKRLVVSSLTPQEVEPKKEIIFTYDVDFQESEVKWASRWDAYLLMNDNQIHWFSIVNSLMIVLFLSGMVAMIMLRTLYRDISRYNELETQEEAQEETGWKLVHGDVFRIPTNSDLLCVYVGTGVQCLGMVFVTMIFAMLGFLSPSNRGGLMTAMLLLWVFMGLFAGYASSRLYKMFKGTEWKRIAFRTAFLFPAVVSSIFFVLNALIWGQKSSGAVPFGTMFALIFLWFGISVPLVFVGAYLGFKKPAVDDPVKTNKIPRQIPEQAWYMNPVFSILIGGILPFGAVFIELFFILTSIWLNQFYYIFGFLFLVFVILIVTCAEITVVLCYFQLCSEDYLWWWRSYLTSGSSALYLFLYAAFYFHTKLQITKLVSAMLYFGYMLIASCAFFVLTGTIGFYACLWFTRLIYSSVKID; encoded by the exons ATGGGTATGGAGCTTCGGAGAATATCAGAAACCTCTAGATCCGCGATCGTCTTGATCCTTCTGCTCTGCGTTCATGTCGCTCACTCCTTCTACCTCCCAGGTGTCGCTCCTCAGGATTTCGAGAAG GGTGATGAGCTGAAGGTTAAAGTGAATAAACTAACCTCCATCAAGACTCAGCTTCCGTACTCTTACTACTCGCTTCCTTTTTGCCAACCTAAGAAGATTGTTGATAGTACTGAGAATCTTGGAGAAGTGCTTCGTGGTGACCGGATTGAAAATGCTCCTTATTCG TTTAAGATGCGGGAGGCACAGATGTGCAATGTTCTCTGCCGGGTCACTCTTGATGAGAAGACAGCCAAAGCCTTCAAAGAAAAGATTGATGATGAGTACCGTGTCAACAt GATACTCGACAATCTTCCTCTTGTGAATCCAGTCGATAGAAGTCTAGGTTCTCCTGATGTTGTTTATCAGATTGGCTATCATGTTGGTCTTAAAGGCCAGTATGCGGGG AGCAAAGAGCAAAAGTTCTTTATACACAATCACTTGGCGTTTACTGTCCGATATCACAGAGATGTGCAAACTGATTCTGCAAGGATTGTGGGATTTGAAGTCAAACCTTATAG TATTAAGCATGAATACGATGGAAAGTGGAGTGAGAAGACTCGCCTGACGACCTGTGATCCTCACACAAAACGCCTGGTCGTTAGCTCCTTAACCCCTCAAGAGGTTGAACCAAAGAAGGAAATTATCTTCACGTACGATGTTGATTTCCAG GAAAGTGAAGTAAAGTGGGCATCTAGATGGGATGCGTATCTTCTGATGAATGATAACCAAATTCACTGGTTCTCTATCGTCAATTCTCTGATGATCGTCCTGTTCCTGTCTGGTATGGTGGCGATGATAATGCTGAGGACTCTTTACCGTGACATCTCACGTTACAACGAGCTTGAGACTCAAGAAGAAGCTCAAGAAGAGACAGGATGGAAGCTCGTCCATGGTGATGTGTTCAGGATTCCAACCAATTCAGATCTGCTCTGCGTCTACGTTGGTACAGGGGTCCAATGTTTAGGCATGGTATTTGTCACAATGATCTTCGCCATGCTCGGGTTCCTCTCCCCGTCGAACCGGGGTGGTCTGATGACGGCCATGCTTCTGCTTTGGGTCTTCATGGGACTCTTTGCTGGTTACGCTTCTTCACGTCTCTACAAAATGTTCAAAGGAACAGAGTGGAAGAGAATCGCCTTCAGGACAGCCTTCTTGTTCCCTGCAGTTGTCTCCTCCATCTTCTTTGTCCTAAACGCTCTCATCTGGGGACAAAAGTCATCTGGTGCTGTCCCCTTCGGAACTATGTTCGCCTTGATCTTCCTCTGGTTTGGCATCTCGGTTCCTCTTGTCTTTGTTGGGGCTTACCTTGGTTTCAAGAAACCAGCGGTTGATGACCCAGTGAAAACCAACAAAATCCCAAGGCAAATCCCAGAGCAAGCTTGGTACATGAACCCGGTTTTCTCAATCCTCATTGGTGGAATCTTACCGTTTGGTGCAGTCTTCATCGAGCTCTTCTTCATCCTCACATCCATATGGCTCAACCAGTTCTACTACATCTTTGGATTCCTCTTCCTCGTCTTTGTGATCCTCATCGTCACTTGCGCCGAGATAACAGTAGTACTCTGCTACTTCCAGCTTTGCAGTGAGGATTACCTGTGGTGGTGGAGATCGTACCTAACATCAGGCTCATCAGCTCTGTATCTCTTCCTCTACGCCGCGTTTTACTTTCACACAAAACTTCAGATCACAAAACTGGTGTCGGCGATGCTTTACTTTGGGTACATGCTCATCGCGTCTTGCGCATTTTTTGTGCTCACGGGAACGATAGGGTTCTATGCTTGTCTCTGGTTCACAAGGCTCATCTATTCCTCGGTTAAGATCGATTAG
- the LOC103855889 gene encoding transmembrane 9 superfamily member 8 — MGMEASGSAIVFLLLLFIHVAHSFYLPGVAPQDFEKGDELKVKVNKLTSIKTQLPYSYYSLPFCQPKKIVDSTENLGEVLRGDRIENAPYSFKMREAQMCNVLCRITLDAKTAKAFKEKIDDEYRVNMILDNLPLVVPIERGDPGSPAVVYQLGYHVGLKGQYEGSKEQKFFMHNHLAFTVRYHRDVQTDSARIVGFEVKPYSIKHEYDGKWSEKTRLTTCDPHTKRLVVSSSTPQEVEPKKEIIFTYDVDFQESEVKWASRWDAYLLMNDNQIHWFSIVNSLMIVLFLSGMVAMIMLRTLYRDISRYNELETQEEAQEETGWKLVHGDVFRIPTNSDLLCVYVGTGVQCLGMVFVTMIFAMLGFLSPSNRGGLMTAMLLLWVFMGLFAGYASSRLYKMFKGTEWKRIAFRTAFLFPAVVSSIFFVLNALIWGQKSSGAVPFGTMFALIFLWFGISVPLVFVGAYLGFKKPAVDDPVKTNKIPRQIPEQAWYMNPVFSILIGGILPFGAVFIELFFILTSIWLNQFYYIFGFLFLVFVILIVTCAEITVVLCYFQLCSEDYLWWWRSYLTSGSSALYLFLYATFYFFTKLQITKLVSAMLYFGYMLIASYAFFVLTGTIGFYACLWFTRLIYSSVKID, encoded by the exons ATGGGTATGGAAGCTTCTGGATCCGCGATCGTCTTCCTTCTTCTGCTATTCATCCACGTAGCTCACTCTTTCTACCTCCCAGGTGTCGCTCCTCAGGATTTCGAAAAG GGTGATGAGCTGAAGGTTAAAGTGAATAAGTTAACCTCCATCAAGACTCAGCTTCCATACTCGTACTACTCGCTTCCCTTTTGCCAACCTAAGAAGATTGTTGATAGTACTGAGAATCTTGGAGAAGTGCTTCGCGGTGACCGTATTGAAAATGCTCCTTATTCG TTTAAGATGCGGGAGGCACAGATGTGCAATGTTCTCTGCCGTATCACTCTTGATGCCAAGACAGCCAAAGCCTTCAAAGAAAAGATTGATGATGAGTACCGTGTCAACAT GATCCTCGACAATCTTCCTCTTGTGGTACCAATTGAAAGAGGGGATCCGGGTTCTCCCGCTGTTGTTTATCAGCTTGGCTATCATGTTGGTCTTAAAGGCCAGTATGAGGGG AGCAAAGAGCAAAAGTTCTTTATGCACAATCACTTGGCGTTTACTGTCCGATATCACAGAGATGTGCAAACTGATTCTGCAAGGATTGTGGGATTTGAAGTCAAGCCTTACAG TATTAAGCATGAATACGATGGAAAGTGGAGTGAGAAGACTCGTCTGACGACCTGTGATCCTCACACAAAACGCTTGGTCGTTAGCTCTTCTACCCCTCAAGAAGTTGAACCAAAGAAGGAGATTATCTTCACATATGATGTTGATTTCCAG GAAAGTGAAGTGAAGTGGGCATCTAGATGGGATGCTTATCTTCTGATGAATGATAACCAAATTCACTGGTTCTCTATCGTCAATTCTCTGATGATCGTCCTGTTCTTGTCTGGTATGGTGGCGATGATAATGCTGAGGACCCTTTACCGTGACATTTCACGTTACAACGAGCTTGAGACTCAAGAAGAAGCTCAAGAAGAGACAGGATGGAAGCTTGTCCATGGTGATGTTTTCAGGATTCCAACCAATTCAGATCTGCTCTGCGTCTACGTTGGTACAGGGGTCCAATGTTTAGGCATGGTATTTGTCACAATGATCTTCGCCATGCTCGGGTTTCTATCCCCTTCGAACCGGGGTGGTCTGATGACGGCCATGCTTCTGCTCTGGGTCTTCATGGGACTCTTTGCTGGTTACGCTTCTTCACGTCTCTACAAAATGTTCAAAGGAACAGAGTGGAAGAGAATCGCCTTCAGGACAGCCTTCTTGTTCCCGGCAGTTGTCTCCTCCATCTTCTTTGTCCTAAACGCTCTCATCTGGGGACAAAAGTCATCTGGTGCCGTCCCCTTCGGAACAATGTTTGCCTTGATCTTCCTCTGGTTTGGCATCTCGGTTCCTCTCGTCTTTGTTGGAGCTTACCTCGGTTTCAAGAAACCAGCGGTTGATGACCCAGTGAAAACCAACAAAATCCCAAGGCAAATCCCAGAGCAAGCTTGGTACATGAACCCTGTTTTCTCAATCCTCATCGGAGGAATCCTACCGTTTGGCGCAGTCTTCATCGAGCTCTTCTTCATCCTCACATCCATCTGGCTAAACCAGTTCTACTACATCTTTGGTTTCCTCTTCCTCGTCTTTGTGATCCTCATCGTTACTTGCGCCGAGATAACAGTAGTACTCTGCTACTTCCAGCTCTGCAGTGAGGACTACCTGTGGTGGTGGAGATCGTACCTAACATCAGGCTCATCAGCGCTGTATCTATTCCTCTACGCGACGTTCTACTTCTTCACAAAGCTTCAGATCACAAAACTGGTGTCGGCGATGCTTTACTTTGGGTACATGCTCATCGCGTCTTACGCATTTTTTGTGCTGACAGGAACGATAGGGTTCTATGCTTGTCTCTGGTTCACAAGGCTCATCTATTCCTCGGTTAAGATCGATTAG
- the LOC103855890 gene encoding RING finger and transmembrane domain-containing protein 2, whose translation METSSTNNDTFRGSPRRNSSILSASNLIQAPISTLLEYSGLFRPRPTSPTHEASETATLVSTGSDDSPGINSNGGEVAIRIIGNAEQDDVESDITGAAQTEGLGSSSAGTGEGASTGESVGGDAAAASRDSPYQRYDIQQAARWIEQILPFSLLLLVVFIRQHLQGFFVAIWIAAVMFKSNDIMKKQTALKGERQISALIGISVAFATHVVGVYWWFRKDDLLYPLIMFPPKSIPPFWHAIFIIVVNDTLVRQASMILKCFLLMYYKNSRGRNYRKQGQLLTLVEYLMLLYRSLLPTPVWYRFFLNKDYGSLFSSLMTGLYLTFKLTSVVEKVQSFFTALKSLSRKEVHYGSYATTEQVNAAGDLCAICQEKMHTPILLRCKHMFCEDCVSEWFERERTCPLCRALVKPADLKSFGDGSTSLFFQIF comes from the exons ATGGAAACGTCAAGCACCAACAACGACACCTTCAGAGGCTCTCCGCGAAGAAACTCGTCGATCCTCTCAGCCTCCAACCTCATCCAAGCCCCTATATCAACCTTACTAGAGTACTCAGGCCTTTTTCGACCAAGGCCCACAAGTCCCACTCACGAGGCCTCCGAAACAGCAACGCTGGTTAGTACTGGTAGTGATGATTCTCCGGGGATAAACTCCAACGGAGGAGAGGTTGCCATTAGGATTATCGGGAACGCGGAGCAGGATGATGTTGAAAGTGATATCACTGGTGCCGCCCAGACTGAAGGTCTTGGCTCTTCTTCTGCGGGAACTGGAGAAGGGGCTTCCACAGGTGAATCTGTTGGTGGAGATGCTGCTGCTGCGAGCCGAGATTCGCCTTACCAAAGATATGATATTCAGCAGGCTGCAAGGTGGATCGAGCAGATTCTTCCCTTTTCTTTGCTTCTCTTGGTCGTCTTCATCCGCCAGCATCTGCAGG GTTTCTTTGTTGCAATTTGGATTGCTGCTGTCATGTTCAAGTCTAATGATATTATGAAGAAGCAAACCGCATTaaag GGTGAGAGGCAGATATCGGCTTTAATCGGGATCTCTGTAGCGTTTGCTACCCATGTGGTTGGTGTTTATTGGTGGTTTCGCAAGGATGATCTATTGTATCCCTTAATCATGTTCCCTCCCAAGTCCATACCTCCTTTCTGGCATGCCATTTTCATCATTGTCGTCAATG ATACACTTGTACGGCAGGCCTCAATGATACTCAAGTGTTTTCTCTTGATGTACTACAAGAACAGTAGGGGTCGAAATTATCGTAAACAG gGTCAATTGCTAACTTTGGTTGAATATTTGATGCTTCTGTACCGCTCATTGCTGCCTACCCCTGTATGGTACCGTTTCTTCTTGAACAAGGATTATGGAAGCCTCTTCTCCTCTCTTATGACAGGACTCTATCTGACTTTCAAGCTCACTTCCGTAGTTGAGAAA GTTCAATCTTTCTTTACCGCATTAAAATCTTTGTCACGCAAAGAAGTGCATTATGGATCATATGCAACCACAGAGCAG GTGAATGCTGCAGGGGACCTGTGTGCCATCTGCCAGGAGAAGATGCACACACCAATTCTTCTTCGCTGCAAGCACATGTTTTGCGAAGATTGCGTTTCAGAGTG gtttgagagagagaggacttGTCCTCTGTGCAGAGCCTTGGTCAAGCCAGCAGATCTGAAATCGTTTGGTGATGGATCCACCAGCCTTTTCTTCCAGATATTCTGA
- the LOC103855892 gene encoding DEAD-box ATP-dependent RNA helicase 28 produces the protein MVGAKKLSSSPAKTEPSTVSGKDKVSNGEELVGSRVKVWWPIDRKFYKGVVDSFNSRTKNHRVFYDDGEKEILDMNNERWELVGEDDDDDEDNADEDKSDDEIADVIPEPTNRKSARTNGVMGDIGGKMVAAASRLRSCNKISEATNGKKKGASSSPSEAVSEKEAKPMASSTKSKRKRTDDEKVGDDEHASDDESKPLQILVDKLKGKKKKKEEKEAPKEEAEAGEELKEEAEEGEEPKEEGEEEEGGPKEEEEEEEEEEGEEA, from the exons ATGGTTGGTGCTAAGAAGCTCTCATCATCACCCGCCAAGACTGAACCTTCAACTGTCTCTGGGAAGGATAAG GTGAGCAATGGTGAAGAGTTGGTGGGTTCAAGGGTTAAAGTTTGGTGGCCGATAGATCGCAA ATTCTACAAAGGAGTGGTTGATTCGTTTAACTCCCGCACTAAGAATCATCGG GTTTTTTATGATGATGGTGAGAAAGAGATCTTGGATATGAACAACGAGAGGTGGGAGTTAGTtggagaagatgatgatgatgatgaggataaTGCTGATGAG GACAAATCTGACGATGAGATCGCTGATGTTATCCCAGAACC GACGAACAGGAAGTCTGCTAGGACAAATGGTGTCATGGGGGATATTGGTGGGAAGATGGTAGCAGCGGCATCGCGTCTTAGGTCATGCAACAAGATTTCTGAAGCTACCAACGGGAAGAAGAAAGGGGCTTCTTCATCTCCATCGGAGGCTGTCTCTGAAAAGGAGGCAAAACCTATGGCTTCCTCTACGAAGAGCAAGAGGAAGAGGACTGATGATGAAAAGGTGGGTGATGATGAGCATGCATCTGACGATGAATCCAAGCCTCTGCAGATTTTGGTTGATAAGTTGAAgggcaagaagaagaagaaggaggagaAGGAAGCTCCCAAGGAAGAAGCTGAAGCGGGTGAAGAACTCAAGGAAGAAGCCGAAGAGGGTGAAGAACCCAAGGAAGAaggggaagaggaagagggtggacccaaggaagaagaggaagaggaagaggaggaagagggtGAAGAGGCTTAG
- the LOC103855893 gene encoding probable CCR4-associated factor 1 homolog 10, which yields MAETLKEDSITIREVWNDNLLEEFALIREIVDKFTYVAMDTEFPGVVLKPVETFKHNNDLNYRTLKENVDLLKLIQVGLTFSDEDGNLPTCGADDKFCVWQFNFREFNIGEDIYASESIELLRQCGIDFKKNLERGIDVARFGELMMSSGIVLNDSISWVTFHGGYDFGYLVKLLTCKELPIKQADFFKLLYVYFPTVYDIKHLMTFCNGLFGGLNRLAELMGVERVGVCHQAGSDSLLTLGSFRKLKERYFPGSTERYSGVLYGLGVEDGGGTNVAN from the coding sequence ATGGCGGAGACTCTCAAAGAAGACTCAATCACGATTCGAGAAGTCTGGAACGACAACCTCCTCGAGGAGTTCGCGTTAATCCGTGAGATCGTCGACAAATTCACCTACGTGGCGATGGACACGGAGTTCCCCGGCGTGGTCCTCAAGCCCGTCGAGACCTTCAAGCACAACAACGACCTCAACTACCGCACCCTCAAGGAGAACGTCGACCTCCTCAAGCTCATCCAAGTCGGCCTCACCTTCTCCGACGAGGACGGCAACCTCCCCACCTGCGGCGCCGACGACAAGTTCTGCGTCTGGCAGTTCAACTTCCGCGAGTTCAACATCGGCGAAGACATCTACGCGAGCGAGTCCATCGAGCTTCTCCGCCAGTGCGGGATCGATTTCAAGAAGAACCTCGAGAGAGGGATCGACGTGGCTCGCTTCGGGGAGCTCATGATGTCCTCCGGGATCGTGCTCAACGATTCCATCTCGTGGGTTACTTTCCACGGAGGTTATGATTTTGGTTATTTGGTGAAGCTGCTGACGTGTAAGGAGCTGCCGATCAAGCAGGCGGATTTCTTCAAGCTCTTGTATGTCTACTTCCCCACGGTGTACGATATCAAGCACTTGATGACGTTCTGCAACGGGCTGTTTGGTGGGTTGAACAGGCTCGCGGAGCTTATGGGGGTGGAGAGAGTTGGGGTTTGTCATCAGGCCGGGTCGGATAGCTTGCTTACGTTGGGGTCGTTTAGGAAGCTTAAGGAGCGGTATTTCCCTGGTTCGACTGAGAGATACTCTGGTGTGCTGTATGGTCTAGGTGTGGAAGATGGTGGTGGTACTAATGTTGCTAATTAA
- the LOC103855894 gene encoding histone H3.3, with protein MARTKQTARKSTGGKAPRKQLATKAARKSAPTTGGVKKPHRYRPGTVALREIRKYQKSTELLIRKLPFQRLVREIAQDFKTDLRFQSHAVLALQEAAEAYLVGLFEDTNLCAIHAKRVTIMPKDIQLARRIRGERA; from the exons ATGGCTCGTACGAAGCAAACCGCAAGAAAATCCACCGGAGGAAAAGCTCCCAGGAAGCAGCTCGCCACCAAG GCGGCGAGGAAGTCTGCACCGACCACCGGAGGAGTGAAGAAGCCTCACCGTTACCGTCCCGGAACCGTGGCTCTTCGTGAGATTAGAAAGTACCAGAAGAGTACGGAGTTGCTGATCCGTAAACTCCCCTTCCAGCGTCTTGTTCGCGAGATTGCTCAGGACTTTAAGACGGATCTGAGGTTTCAGAGCCACGCTGTTTTAGCTCTTCAGGAGGCGGCGGAGGCTTATCTTGTGGGTCTGTTCGAGGACACCAATCTCTGTGCCATTCACGCTAAGAGGGTTACCATAATGCCCAAGGATATTCAATTGGCCAGAAGGATTCGTGGAGAACGTGCTTAA